In one window of Porites lutea chromosome 8, jaPorLute2.1, whole genome shotgun sequence DNA:
- the LOC140947092 gene encoding hematopoietic prostaglandin D synthase-like isoform X1, translated as MSGYKLYYFPGRGGAEKCRLAFAAAKIEYEDVRVPSEEWPKEKASGRPPLGQMPFIVTPEGKTLAQSGTILKYICKKGGLSPADPFDEAIADMISDGVTDLFPPLIKMHFEKDETKKEELKKEFFGTTLPARLEKFEALLKNRNEGKDFFLGEKLTYADIIFFDFCNSFLSKGEKTVPEQLEKFPPLVQLYNRVLSVPEINEWVSKRPKTEM; from the exons ATGTCTGGCTACAAGTTGTACTACTTTCCAGGCCGCGGTGGAGCAGAAAAATGTCGACTTGCATTCGCAGCTGCAAAGATTGAGTACGAAGACGTTCGAGTGCCAAGCGAAGAATGGCCGAAAGAGAAGGCGT CTGGCAGACCACCTCTTGGTCAAATGCCCTTCATTGTGACTCCTGAAGGAAAAACCCTGGCACAGTCTGGTACAATTTTGAAGTACATCTGCAAAAAAGGAG GTTTGTCCCCAGCTGACCCTTTTGATGAAGCGATAGCGGATATGATCAGTGATGGAGTTACTGATTTATTCCCGCCATTGATCAAGATGCACTTTGAGAAAGACGAAACGAAGAAG GAGGAGCTTAAAAAGGAGTTTTTTGGAACGACGCTTCCTGCCCGACTTGAGAAATTTGAAGCTCTTCTCAAAAACAGGAATGAAGGCAAGGACTTCTTTCTCGGCGAAAAG CTGACGTATGCCGacatcattttctttgacttctgTAACAGCTTTCTTTCCAAGGGTGAAAAAACTGTTCCTGAGCAACTAGAGAAGTTCCCGCCGTTGGTGCAGCTTTATAACCGTGTGTTAAGCGTACCCGAAATTAACGAGTGGGTAAGCAAACGCCCGAAAACCGAGATGTAA
- the LOC140946496 gene encoding glutathione S-transferase-like: MSAGYQLYYFPGRGRAEMARWAFAVAKIDFEDVRLGVEEWAKEKASGRSPLGQMPFLITPEGKILGQSGAIMKYICKKGGLSPSDSFDEALADMIHDGVNDLRNDLAKGHFEKDETKKKELMTKFFLTTLPERLGKFEAILKSPDEGKSFFFGDKLTYADISFVAFVNGVKVSIDNQKAKGNPTPDIDEIIGKYPLLVAYINRVLAVPEIKTWVEKRPDSEF, encoded by the exons atgtCTGCTGGCTACCAGCTTTACTATTTCCCAGGCCGTGGTAGAGCAGAAATGGCCAGATGGGCTTTTGCAGTTGCTAAAATTGATTTCGAAGATGTTCGATTGGGCGTCGAAGAATGGGCCAAGGAAAAAGCAT CTGGCAGATCACCACTTGGTCAGATGCCATTTCTCATTACTCCTGAAGGAAAAATACTGGGACAGTCTGGTGCAATTATGAAATACATCTGCAAGAAAGGAG GTTTGAGTCCATCGGACAGTTTTGACGAAGCACTTGCTGATATGATCCATGATGGTGTTAATGATCTGCGAAATGATTTGGCCAAAGGACACTTTGAGAAAGATGAGACAAAAAAG AAGGAGCTAATGACGAAGTTTTTCTTGACTACTCTTCCTGAGCGGCTTGGCAAATTTGAAGCTATTCTCAAAAGCCCAGATGAAGGCAAAAGCTTCTTTTTTGGAGACAAG CTCACTTATGCCGACATTTCGTTCGTTGCATTCGTTAACGGGGTAAAAGTTAGCATAGACAACCAGAAAGCTAAAGGTAACCCTACGCCAGATATCGATGAGATAATCGGCAAGTATCCTCTGTTGGTTGCATATATAAACCGGGTATTGGCCGTGCCTGAAATAAAGACTTGGGTCGAAAAACGTCCCGATTCCGAGTTCTGA
- the LOC140946368 gene encoding glutathione S-transferase-like — MSGYQLYYFPIRGRAEMARWAFAAAKIDFEDVRLSSEEWAKEKASGRAPFGQMPFLVTPEGNVVAQSGAIMKYICKKGGVSPSDSFDEALADMIHDGVYDLRNDLSKGHHEKDETKKIELMTKFFLTTLPERLGQFEAILKSRDEGKGFFCGDKLTYADISFVEFANGLKVSIDNQKAKGNPMPDIDEIIGKCPLLVAYIDRVLTVPEIKTWVEKRPDSEI; from the exons ATGTCTGGTTACCAGCTTTACTATTTTCCAATCCGTGGTAGAGCAGAAATGGCGCGATGGGCTTTTGCAGCTGCTAAAATTGACTTCGAAGATGTTCGATTGAGTAGCGAAGAATGGGCCAAGGAAAAAGCGT CTGGCAGAGCACCTTTTGGTCAGATGCCATTTCTTGTGACTCCTGAAGGAAACGTTGTTGCTCAGTCTGGTGCGATTATGAAATACATCTGCAAGAAAGGAG GTGTGAGTCCATCGGACAGTTTTGACGAAGCACTTGCTGATATGATCCATGATGGTGTTTATGATTTGCGAAATGATTTGAGCAAAGGACACCATGAGAAAGATGAGACAAAAAAG ATAGAGCTTATGACGAAGTTTTTCTTGACTACTCTTCCTGAGCGGCTTGGCCAATTTGAAGCCATTCTCAAAAGCCGAGATGAAGGCAAGGGCTTCTTTTGTGGAGACAAG CTCACCTATGCCGACATTTCGTTCGTTGAATTCGCTAACGGCTTAAAGGTTAGCATAGACAACCAGAAAGCTAAAGGTAATCCCATGCCAGATATCGATGAGATAATCGGCAAGTGTCCTCTGTTGGTTGCTTATATCGACCGTGTGTTGACCGTGCCTGAAATAAAGACCTGGGTCGAGAAACGTCCCGATTCCGAGATCTGA
- the LOC140946767 gene encoding glutathione S-transferase-like, translated as MSGYKLYYFPARAKGEIDRWAFAAAKIDFEDIRLNFGEEWRKEKESGRPPLGQMPFLVTPEGKILAQSGAIMKYIWKKAGLSPSDSFDEAVADMIHDGASDLRDLWLRTHFEKDEAAKETKMKEFLETTLPARLEKYEALLKSKDEGKGFFLGAKLSYADISFVEFINSFSLMVKKQKDDGKPAPDLEELFKKFPLLDGHYKRVLNVPEIKAWVEKRPASDV; from the exons ATGTCAGGTTACAAGCTTTACTATTTTCCAGCCCGTGCTAAAGGAGAAATAGACAGATGGGCATTTGCAGCTGCTAAAATTGATTTCGAAGACATTCGATTGAATTTTGGAGAAGAATGGCGCAAGGAAAAAGAGT ctgGCAGACCACCACTTGGTCAGATGCCATTTCTCGTGACTCCtgaaggaaaaatcctggcacAATCTGGTGCCATTATGAAATACATTTGGAAGAAAGCAG GTTTGTCTCCAAGTGACAGTTTTGACGAAGCAGTTGCTGACATGATCCATGATGGAGCTTCTGATTTGCGTGATCTCTGGCTCAGAACACACTTTGAGAAGGATGAAGCGGCAAAG GAGACGAAAATGAAGGAGTTTTTGGAAACAACTCTTCCTGCCCGACTTGAGAAATATGAAGCTCTTCTCAAAAGTAAGGACGAAGGCAAAGGGTTCTTTCTCGGAGCCAAA CTCAGCTATGCCGACATTTCGTTCGTTGAATTCATTAACAGCTTCAGTTTGATGGTGAAAAAACAGAAAGATGATGGTAAACCAGCACCAGACCTGGAAGAGTTATTCAAGAAATTTCCTCTGTTAGATGGGCATTACAAGCGTGTGTTGAACGTGCCTGAAATAAAGGCTTGGGTGGAAAAACGACCTGCATCCGACGTATAA
- the LOC140946014 gene encoding glutathione S-transferase-like, with translation MSGYKLYYFAIRGRAEIDRWAFSAAKLEFEDIRLNRDEWVKEKESGRPPLGQMPFLVTPEGKILAQSGAIMKYICKKSGLSPSDSFDEAVADMIHDGVNDLRSLLLKAHFEKDEAAKETQLKEFFGTTLPARLEKYDALLKSKDKGEGFFLGAKLSYADISFVEFFNNLSLLMKKQKDEGKPTPDFEELFKKFPLLDGHYKRVLDVPEIKAWVEKRPASDL, from the exons ATGTCAGGTTACAAGCTTTACTATTTTGCAATCCGCGGTAGAGCAGAAATAGACAGATGGGCATTTTCAGCTGCTAAACTTGAGTTCGAAGACATTCGATTGAATCGAGACGAATGGGTCAAGGAAAAAGAGT CTGGCAGACCACCACTTGGTCAGATGCCATTTCTCGTGACTCCTGAAGGAAAGATCCTGGCACAATCTGGTGCCATTATGAAATACATCTGCAAGAAATCAG GTTTGTCGCCAAGTGACAGTTTTGACGAAGCAGTTGCTGACATGATCCATGATGGAGTTAATGATTTGCGTTCTCTCTTGCTCAAGGCACACTTTGAGAAGGACGAAGCGGCAAAG GAGACGCAATTGAAAGAGTTTTTCGGAACAACTCTTCCTGCCCGACTTGAGAAATATGACGCTCTTCTTAAGAGCAAGGATAAAGGCGAGGGTTTTTTTCTTGGAGCCAAG cTCAGCTACGCCGACATTTCGTTCGTTGAATTTTTTAACAACTTGAGTTTGTTGATGAAAAAGCAGAAAGATGAAGGCAAACCAACACCAGACTTCGAAGAGTTATTCAAGAAATTTCCTCTGTTAGATGGGCATTACAAGCGTGTGTTGGACGTGCCTGAAATAAAGGCCTGGGTTGAAAAACGACCTGCGTCCGATCTCTAA